In the Leptospira limi genome, one interval contains:
- a CDS encoding ABC transporter permease, producing the protein MKASLFRFYLKRELFSRFRYSILIVVSITLGVGSVIGIHSYKDNTANAIRKEAKSIMGADLALQSPQEITDYAKDLLKNHLPKGAKSSASIQFLSMISNESGSENSLSFVKGIETNYPFYGEMKTEPENAYHNLKANQVLLDQTLVENLKLKLGDRVRLGDSLLVLAGVVIKEPGAVGSFVGSAPGSIIRKDTAIQTGLVQRGSRIRYTIYLQFPESIDTLDWKDKEFESFIKEDLTIYHNTEVNSGSQQFIKNTFDYMALLALAGFFLGAISVYTAVRTRLLEKRNEIAILMCLGAKPNVILLLVFSEILILSILGTVFGLLLGIFIQSLFPDISGIMSVGTNVILGLSASSLLWSLVLGVILPLLISIPLVLETRSVKPLAALKEVESQTSGNLSSSYWQFGSFVLIYILFTSLAILETESIFKGILFTLVLLTLPLLVYGLYILFGTFLQKISKLGWLSKEWSLVTKKVTRKSGALRLSIIGLGSALFILTLSLILQESLLELSGAREIERRPNMFLLDIRETQKEGLLQAISKFPVEKQYVAPVIGARLSKVNGEPVKKEDTIKNAMDRNWRATARTREYFLSYRDSLYDTEEVTKGSWWKESSQNEISVERDFSTYLQAGIGDELTFNVQGREVTGKITNLRSVNWADMKPNFVVLFSRGILEKAPRFYIVSLLIDNGTDRYQLQKVIVNQFPNITVIDTEKTIQAFMGILEKVTQMMALMTMFILAASFVLVFTTLYASQSERKREFALLRVIGANSRFMGKHFLREAFLVSVISFFLGLVYAVGSNEVLNRSVLELRSVYPYGQLCLVFLGICFVTVTLYSLGLFSFFRLPTKTVLKEIK; encoded by the coding sequence CCATTATGGGAGCCGATCTTGCCTTACAATCCCCCCAGGAAATCACTGATTATGCTAAGGATTTATTGAAAAACCACCTACCAAAAGGTGCTAAATCCAGTGCTTCGATCCAATTTTTATCCATGATCTCCAATGAATCTGGTTCTGAAAATTCTCTCAGTTTCGTAAAAGGAATCGAAACAAATTACCCCTTTTACGGGGAAATGAAAACCGAACCAGAAAATGCGTATCACAATCTAAAAGCAAACCAAGTACTCTTAGATCAAACTCTTGTTGAAAACTTAAAACTGAAACTCGGTGATCGAGTTCGATTGGGTGATAGCCTTCTTGTACTTGCTGGCGTTGTAATAAAAGAACCAGGTGCAGTTGGTTCCTTTGTGGGTTCGGCTCCTGGTTCTATCATTCGAAAAGACACTGCGATCCAAACAGGACTTGTGCAACGAGGAAGTCGTATCCGTTATACGATCTATTTACAATTCCCTGAATCCATCGATACTTTGGATTGGAAGGACAAAGAGTTTGAGTCCTTTATCAAAGAAGACTTAACCATTTATCACAATACAGAAGTCAATTCTGGGTCCCAACAGTTCATCAAAAACACATTTGATTATATGGCTCTTCTTGCTCTTGCCGGATTTTTTCTCGGAGCCATATCAGTGTATACAGCAGTTCGCACAAGGTTACTTGAAAAACGGAATGAAATTGCGATTCTTATGTGCCTTGGTGCCAAACCCAATGTCATCCTTTTGTTAGTATTTTCGGAAATTCTGATCCTTTCAATATTGGGAACAGTCTTTGGACTTTTACTTGGAATCTTCATCCAATCTTTATTTCCCGATATCAGTGGGATCATGTCGGTAGGGACAAACGTCATCCTTGGACTTTCTGCATCGTCTCTTTTATGGAGTTTAGTGTTAGGTGTGATTTTGCCACTCCTCATTTCGATTCCACTCGTCTTAGAAACAAGGTCGGTAAAACCTTTAGCAGCATTGAAAGAAGTGGAATCACAAACAAGTGGGAATTTATCCTCTTCCTATTGGCAATTTGGTAGTTTTGTTTTGATATACATTCTCTTTACAAGTCTTGCGATCTTAGAAACAGAAAGTATCTTTAAGGGCATCCTCTTTACACTTGTTTTGTTAACCTTGCCTCTCCTTGTGTACGGATTGTACATACTCTTTGGAACTTTCCTTCAAAAAATTTCAAAATTAGGATGGTTATCGAAGGAGTGGAGCCTTGTTACAAAAAAAGTCACACGTAAATCAGGTGCCCTTCGCCTGTCCATCATTGGTCTTGGATCGGCACTCTTTATCTTAACACTCTCTCTCATCTTACAAGAAAGTTTACTTGAGTTAAGTGGAGCAAGAGAAATCGAACGAAGGCCTAACATGTTCCTTCTCGATATCCGTGAAACACAAAAAGAGGGACTACTCCAAGCCATCTCCAAGTTCCCTGTGGAAAAACAATATGTGGCTCCCGTGATTGGAGCTCGTTTGTCCAAGGTAAATGGAGAACCTGTCAAAAAAGAAGACACCATTAAAAATGCAATGGACCGCAACTGGCGAGCCACAGCAAGAACTCGCGAATACTTTTTGTCCTACCGCGATTCTTTGTATGATACAGAAGAAGTGACCAAGGGGAGTTGGTGGAAAGAATCAAGCCAAAATGAAATTTCCGTGGAACGAGATTTTTCTACCTATTTACAAGCGGGCATCGGGGATGAGCTTACCTTCAATGTACAAGGGAGAGAAGTAACTGGGAAAATCACAAACCTTCGTTCGGTGAACTGGGCGGATATGAAACCAAACTTTGTGGTGTTATTTTCCAGAGGGATTTTGGAAAAAGCTCCTAGGTTTTATATTGTATCGTTACTCATTGACAACGGAACGGATCGTTACCAATTACAAAAGGTCATTGTGAATCAGTTTCCCAATATCACTGTGATTGATACAGAAAAAACAATCCAAGCCTTTATGGGAATTTTGGAGAAGGTAACACAAATGATGGCGCTTATGACGATGTTTATCCTCGCTGCATCTTTTGTTCTAGTGTTTACCACACTCTATGCAAGCCAATCCGAACGAAAACGGGAATTTGCACTCTTACGTGTGATTGGAGCAAACAGTCGTTTTATGGGAAAACATTTCCTACGAGAGGCATTCCTTGTTTCCGTGATTTCGTTTTTCCTAGGACTTGTGTATGCAGTGGGATCCAACGAAGTATTAAACCGATCCGTGTTGGAACTTCGCAGTGTGTATCCTTATGGACAACTTTGTTTGGTATTTTTGGGAATTTGTTTTGTGACGGTGACTTTGTATAGCTTAGGGCTTTTTAGTTTCTTTCGATTGCCAACAAAGACGGTGCTTAAGGAAATTAAATAG
- the fcpA gene encoding flagellar coiling protein FcpA, translated as MKIIKYLLILQLVSGFSVLFAQTQPANAQESQAAKDQVDELLKGELVPENDDAELTEDQKKRKKEIMEQESLWKNPDFKGYNKTFQELHQLSKTFANNQFRLALSNYQSGVNTIMKNRDWVEQYRKEEAEKKRLDEKWYWQKVDRKAREERVVYREKMKAKQDALNYFSKAINHLDEIKNPDLRERPEFKRLLSDVYRSWIMAEYDLQNLPQCIPILELYIEIDDNEKEYPAHKYLASAYSFEENMIKKTKGPDDMLFKYRYKKNVHLLRATELKYGKDSPEYKHIVNVINRDEVISVAQ; from the coding sequence ATGAAGATTATTAAGTATCTCCTTATTCTCCAACTGGTGTCCGGCTTTAGTGTGCTTTTCGCACAAACTCAGCCTGCGAACGCTCAAGAAAGCCAAGCGGCGAAAGACCAAGTCGACGAACTTCTCAAAGGCGAACTCGTTCCTGAGAATGACGATGCGGAACTCACTGAAGACCAAAAGAAAAGAAAGAAAGAAATTATGGAACAGGAATCTCTTTGGAAGAACCCTGATTTCAAAGGGTATAACAAAACTTTCCAAGAGTTACACCAACTTTCTAAAACTTTCGCGAACAACCAATTCCGTTTGGCTCTTTCAAACTACCAATCTGGTGTTAACACCATCATGAAAAATAGAGATTGGGTTGAACAGTACCGCAAAGAAGAAGCTGAGAAAAAGCGCTTAGATGAAAAATGGTACTGGCAAAAAGTAGATCGTAAAGCAAGAGAAGAGCGTGTTGTTTACCGTGAAAAAATGAAAGCGAAACAAGATGCACTTAACTACTTCTCTAAAGCGATCAATCACCTTGACGAAATTAAAAACCCTGACTTAAGAGAAAGACCTGAGTTCAAAAGACTTCTTTCTGATGTTTATCGTTCATGGATTATGGCTGAGTATGACTTACAAAACCTTCCTCAGTGTATACCAATTCTTGAACTTTACATCGAAATCGATGACAACGAGAAAGAATACCCTGCTCACAAGTATCTTGCAAGTGCATATAGCTTTGAAGAAAACATGATCAAAAAGACAAAAGGTCCAGATGATATGCTCTTCAAGTATCGTTACAAAAAGAACGTTCACTTATTACGTGCAACCGAGTTAAAATATGGAAAAGATTCTCCTGAATACAAACATATCGTTAACGTAATCAACCGAGATGAGGTTATTTCGGTAGCACAATAA
- a CDS encoding ATP-binding protein, producing MNLSEITSIRDGNPQCKTCGGVGITLAEHVRGSRSGALVLCHCIGSDCNTCEAKGQPPFMSFDRKLDKMLPCVCHNARFSLRNLETLVEKANIPARYRFQFLSTIDIGDTANDPDMSFIIAHDWANELVHKFKNADFTPQGFYLWGGTGSGKTLLACVILNELVFRYGITCKYAKVNKDFLSAIRDTYQSDSETHGQERSIEREFANVDVLVIDDFGVQKESEFNNRKLYDLIDSRYEQEKLTLLTSNHSLVEWRDRGQGRIYSRLMEMTKEIELKCPDYRTKFVKR from the coding sequence ATGAATTTATCCGAAATTACTTCGATCCGAGACGGAAATCCGCAGTGTAAAACGTGCGGAGGAGTGGGCATTACCTTAGCAGAACATGTGAGGGGATCTCGTTCTGGAGCTCTTGTTTTATGCCATTGTATCGGTAGTGACTGTAACACATGTGAGGCGAAAGGACAACCTCCTTTTATGTCTTTTGATCGAAAACTGGACAAAATGCTCCCTTGTGTCTGTCATAATGCAAGGTTTTCCCTTCGCAATTTAGAAACTCTGGTAGAAAAAGCCAATATACCGGCAAGGTACCGTTTCCAATTTTTATCCACAATTGACATAGGGGACACTGCAAACGACCCTGATATGTCATTTATCATTGCCCACGACTGGGCAAACGAACTCGTTCATAAATTTAAGAATGCAGATTTTACACCACAGGGATTTTACCTTTGGGGAGGAACAGGTTCTGGAAAAACATTACTCGCTTGTGTGATCTTAAACGAACTTGTGTTTCGGTATGGAATTACTTGTAAGTATGCAAAAGTAAACAAAGACTTTTTGTCTGCGATTCGTGATACTTACCAATCTGATAGTGAAACGCACGGGCAAGAACGTTCCATCGAACGGGAATTTGCAAACGTGGATGTCCTTGTGATCGATGACTTTGGTGTCCAAAAGGAATCAGAATTCAACAATCGAAAGTTATACGACCTCATTGATAGTCGTTATGAACAAGAAAAACTCACTCTTCTCACATCCAATCACTCTCTTGTGGAATGGAGAGACCGTGGCCAAGGTCGGATTTACTCACGACTCATGGAAATGACAAAAGAAATCGAATTAAAATGCCCTGATTATCGTACGAAGTTTGTGAAGAGGTAA
- the folK gene encoding 2-amino-4-hydroxy-6-hydroxymethyldihydropteridine diphosphokinase, which translates to MKYSNIAFLSLGSNIGDRHHFMDQAIWEISTLPELQILKQSERLETAPLENTNQPYFLNQIVKVMVSSAFTLPCLLDSLQGIEDKLGRKRRSWKGPREIDIDILTYEAVVMKTDFLHLPHHSLYSRPFIKQLLTDMGEIGVYALFTELNHEKHYSTV; encoded by the coding sequence ATGAAGTATTCCAATATTGCCTTTCTTTCTTTGGGTTCCAACATCGGAGACAGGCACCATTTTATGGACCAGGCAATATGGGAAATCTCCACCTTACCAGAGTTACAGATTTTAAAACAATCTGAACGATTGGAAACCGCACCGTTAGAAAACACAAACCAACCTTACTTCTTAAACCAAATTGTAAAGGTAATGGTATCTTCTGCCTTTACACTTCCATGTTTACTCGATTCACTCCAAGGGATTGAAGACAAACTAGGAAGAAAACGTAGGTCTTGGAAAGGACCACGTGAAATTGACATCGACATTCTCACTTATGAGGCTGTTGTGATGAAAACTGATTTTTTACATTTACCCCACCATTCACTATATTCAAGACCATTCATCAAACAATTGTTAACAGATATGGGTGAAATTGGTGTTTATGCCCTTTTTACGGAACTAAACCATGAAAAACATTATTCTACAGTATAA
- the panB gene encoding 3-methyl-2-oxobutanoate hydroxymethyltransferase, whose protein sequence is MKNIILQYKKKYDAGEPISVITCYDYTFATLFNRTDVDCLLVGDSLGMVIQGNQSTLPVTLDEIIYHTKAVCKGAPDKTIIADLPFLSYQTSIEEGIRSAGRVLKETNASCVKLEGDSDFIIELTKRMTESGIPVFAHLGLTPQSVHTLGGHRVQGKTEAARNKMIRKSREIAEAGAFALLLEMVPESLGKEITESIRIPTIGIGAGKYTSGQVLVMQDLLGLNEDFHPKFLKKFGNLSGAVKEAVNAYHKEVTKREYPSEAHVFLDQ, encoded by the coding sequence ATGAAAAACATTATTCTACAGTATAAAAAGAAATACGATGCCGGAGAACCGATCTCTGTCATCACCTGTTATGATTATACCTTTGCGACTCTTTTCAATCGCACAGATGTGGATTGCCTTCTTGTGGGTGACTCGCTTGGAATGGTGATCCAAGGGAACCAGTCCACACTTCCCGTTACACTCGATGAGATCATTTACCACACAAAGGCAGTTTGTAAAGGGGCTCCTGACAAAACGATCATTGCCGATTTGCCATTTTTGTCCTACCAAACCTCCATCGAAGAAGGAATTCGTTCTGCCGGCCGAGTGTTAAAAGAAACCAATGCTTCCTGTGTGAAATTGGAAGGGGACTCTGACTTTATCATCGAACTGACAAAACGGATGACCGAATCTGGGATCCCTGTGTTTGCCCATTTGGGACTCACTCCACAATCGGTACATACCCTTGGAGGACACCGTGTCCAAGGGAAAACAGAAGCGGCACGGAACAAAATGATCCGTAAATCCAGAGAAATTGCTGAAGCTGGCGCCTTTGCTTTGTTACTCGAGATGGTTCCCGAATCTCTCGGAAAAGAAATCACGGAATCCATTCGCATTCCCACCATTGGGATTGGAGCAGGAAAGTATACCTCAGGCCAAGTCCTTGTGATGCAAGACTTACTGGGTCTGAATGAAGATTTCCATCCGAAGTTTTTAAAGAAATTTGGGAACTTAAGTGGGGCCGTGAAAGAAGCAGTGAATGCCTATCACAAGGAAGTGACGAAAAGAGAATACCCTTCCGAAGCCCATGTGTTTTTAGATCAATAA
- a CDS encoding 3-deoxy-7-phosphoheptulonate synthase, with the protein MKPTANLRILEQHSLIPPSVLIEELPLTDEASDVVVRTRSQISDIIHGKDDKRMLVVVGPCSVHDIGAVMEYAEKLKPKIKEFEKELLIVMRVYFEKPRTTVGWKGLINDPDLDGSFHINKGLQLARKLLLDLNKMGIPCGTEFLDVISPQYIADLVAWGAIGARTTESQVHRELASGLSAPIGFKNGTDGNVQIAIDAIRSASSSHHFLSVTNQGSSAIFKTAGNKDTHVILRGGNKGPNFDEASVNEVGAQIEKAGLPPKVMVDCSHGNSQKDFRKQPSVVDSVSEQFSKGSKYILGVMVESHLKEGNQSIDAKPLTYGQSITDACVSWETTVPMFEKLAEAANKRK; encoded by the coding sequence ATGAAACCAACAGCGAATTTAAGAATTTTAGAACAACACAGTCTCATTCCACCATCCGTTTTGATAGAAGAACTTCCTTTAACTGATGAAGCTTCTGATGTTGTTGTCAGAACCAGAAGTCAAATTTCAGACATCATTCACGGAAAAGACGACAAGCGTATGTTAGTTGTAGTAGGACCTTGTTCCGTTCACGACATTGGCGCTGTCATGGAATATGCAGAAAAGTTAAAACCAAAAATCAAAGAGTTTGAAAAAGAACTTCTCATAGTGATGAGAGTGTATTTTGAAAAACCTAGAACCACTGTTGGTTGGAAAGGTCTTATCAACGATCCTGATTTAGATGGATCCTTTCATATCAACAAAGGTCTACAACTTGCTCGTAAACTTTTACTCGATCTTAACAAAATGGGAATCCCTTGTGGAACCGAATTTTTGGATGTGATCTCGCCACAATACATCGCTGACCTCGTTGCATGGGGAGCCATTGGTGCAAGGACCACTGAAAGCCAAGTCCATCGTGAATTGGCTTCTGGACTCTCCGCACCAATTGGATTTAAGAATGGTACCGATGGGAATGTTCAAATTGCAATTGATGCCATTCGTTCTGCAAGTTCCAGCCACCATTTTCTATCTGTGACCAACCAAGGTAGCAGTGCGATTTTTAAAACTGCCGGAAACAAAGACACACATGTGATCTTACGTGGAGGGAACAAAGGACCTAACTTCGATGAGGCTTCTGTGAATGAAGTGGGTGCCCAAATTGAAAAAGCGGGTCTCCCACCAAAAGTGATGGTGGACTGTTCCCATGGCAATAGCCAAAAGGACTTTCGCAAACAACCGAGTGTTGTGGATTCTGTATCGGAACAATTTTCGAAAGGAAGCAAATACATTCTTGGTGTGATGGTTGAAAGTCATCTAAAAGAAGGAAACCAATCCATCGACGCCAAACCATTGACTTATGGGCAATCAATTACCGATGCTTGTGTGTCTTGGGAAACAACGGTTCCCATGTTTGAAAAACTAGCTGAGGCAGCAAACAAACGTAAGTAA
- a CDS encoding rhodanese-like domain-containing protein gives MVPEIDVVSFKKRLDARAEGKDDFFVLDVRNPNEQQIALVPGTDKLIPVSELAARIEEIKSQIDKEILVYCRSGGRSGMACGILAQAGFKSYKNVAGGILAYSDLVDPNMQKY, from the coding sequence ATGGTACCGGAAATCGATGTTGTCAGTTTTAAAAAACGTCTGGATGCAAGAGCGGAAGGAAAGGATGATTTTTTTGTTTTGGATGTACGAAATCCGAATGAACAACAAATCGCACTCGTACCGGGTACAGACAAACTCATTCCCGTGAGTGAACTTGCAGCAAGGATTGAAGAAATCAAAAGCCAAATTGACAAAGAAATTTTGGTTTATTGTCGTTCTGGTGGAAGATCAGGGATGGCTTGCGGGATTTTGGCACAAGCTGGATTTAAATCTTATAAAAATGTTGCTGGGGGAATCCTTGCCTATTCTGACCTAGTTGATCCTAACATGCAAAAGTATTAA
- a CDS encoding ABC-F family ATP-binding cassette domain-containing protein, which yields MIQFIQIHQHFGPKVLFEGFSWHIKPGCRVALVGPNGSGKTTLFQMAAGKLKPESGEVIRSKHTVLSLFQQIPEFNPDTSVIETVLDENKLYAEYDAKRKAIESKFETTDHEDPEFETLLHDQSDLEEFAHLHDLHGLEARAKKILSGLGFATTDFTRKTKEFSPGYHHRIGLAIALLNPHNLLLLDEPTNHLDDKTKSWLADFLVSQNQAFVLVTHDPEFLNQTVDTIIEINPHGTFEFQGSLEEFFEAKNEIQEKLKVQFEKEETYLKSRMEWVERFRAQATKARQVQSVIKRLEKRDKVDNPEDSFWNQKPDYQFQFVPSSNIILRLEHASFSYPDRNTGEKKTIFENAEIEISAGDKVALVGPNGAGKSTLMRCLLEQHKLDTGKLYYGPKTKLGYFSQTHGEDLDESLNLVETVLKKYPELNEEKARTLLGHFAFPGDGVFKSVKHLSGGEQSRLRLALLVNHPSNCLFLDEPTNHLDIVIREAIKRALIDFPGSLLIISHDPDFMKGLCNRTFQLSGGELKNLNCSFDDYLKFHKEDELGTNAKDQTSSKSKNEEKKPNPQASKNKRKKLEKEISDLEVQIERLEKNKKDKEELLQDPEFFKNRSFQLEMDTYNDIKREISLLTKRWEEATLELEEMGGVT from the coding sequence TTGATCCAATTCATCCAAATCCACCAACACTTCGGTCCTAAAGTCCTCTTTGAGGGTTTTAGCTGGCATATCAAACCTGGCTGCCGCGTTGCCCTTGTCGGTCCCAATGGTTCTGGAAAAACCACACTTTTCCAAATGGCTGCAGGGAAACTGAAACCCGAATCGGGAGAAGTGATTCGTTCCAAACATACTGTTTTATCCCTCTTCCAACAGATTCCTGAATTTAATCCGGATACGTCTGTGATTGAAACCGTTCTCGATGAAAACAAATTGTATGCGGAATATGATGCCAAACGAAAGGCCATCGAATCCAAGTTTGAAACCACTGACCACGAAGATCCAGAATTTGAAACATTACTCCACGATCAGAGTGATTTAGAGGAATTTGCCCACTTACACGACTTACACGGTCTCGAAGCTCGCGCGAAAAAAATTCTATCGGGACTTGGTTTTGCCACTACAGACTTCACGAGAAAAACAAAAGAGTTTTCTCCAGGATACCACCATCGTATCGGTCTTGCGATTGCCCTACTCAATCCACATAATTTATTACTTTTAGATGAGCCAACAAACCATTTGGATGATAAAACCAAATCATGGTTAGCTGATTTTCTAGTTTCCCAAAACCAGGCCTTTGTACTTGTCACACATGACCCTGAATTTTTAAACCAAACAGTTGATACCATCATAGAAATCAATCCGCATGGAACGTTTGAATTCCAAGGAAGTTTAGAAGAGTTTTTTGAAGCCAAAAACGAAATCCAAGAAAAACTTAAAGTCCAATTTGAAAAAGAAGAAACATATTTAAAATCACGTATGGAATGGGTGGAACGTTTTCGAGCCCAAGCTACAAAAGCAAGACAAGTTCAGTCTGTCATCAAACGCCTGGAAAAACGGGACAAAGTAGACAATCCAGAAGATAGTTTTTGGAACCAAAAACCAGACTACCAATTCCAATTTGTCCCTTCCAGTAATATCATCTTACGATTAGAACATGCATCTTTCTCCTATCCAGACCGAAACACAGGTGAGAAAAAAACAATTTTTGAAAATGCAGAGATTGAAATTTCTGCTGGCGACAAAGTTGCGTTAGTTGGTCCCAATGGAGCAGGTAAATCAACCCTCATGCGCTGTTTGTTAGAACAACACAAACTTGATACGGGAAAATTGTACTATGGTCCCAAAACCAAACTTGGTTATTTTTCCCAAACCCACGGGGAAGATTTGGATGAATCACTGAACCTAGTGGAAACTGTCTTAAAAAAATACCCAGAACTGAATGAAGAAAAAGCAAGGACCCTTCTTGGGCATTTTGCTTTTCCTGGGGACGGAGTTTTTAAGTCCGTAAAACACTTATCAGGTGGGGAACAAAGTCGCCTACGTTTGGCACTTCTTGTCAATCACCCATCCAATTGTTTATTTCTCGACGAACCCACAAACCACTTGGACATCGTCATCCGAGAAGCCATCAAACGTGCTCTTATCGATTTTCCGGGAAGCCTACTCATCATCAGCCACGACCCCGATTTTATGAAGGGACTTTGTAACCGCACCTTCCAACTCTCAGGTGGAGAATTAAAAAACTTAAATTGTAGTTTTGACGATTACCTAAAATTCCACAAAGAAGACGAATTGGGTACAAATGCTAAGGACCAAACTTCCTCCAAATCAAAAAATGAGGAAAAAAAGCCCAATCCCCAAGCAAGCAAAAACAAACGAAAAAAATTAGAAAAAGAAATTTCCGATTTGGAAGTCCAAATAGAGAGACTGGAAAAAAATAAAAAAGACAAAGAAGAACTTTTACAGGACCCAGAGTTCTTTAAAAACAGAAGTTTTCAGTTGGAAATGGACACTTATAACGATATTAAAAGAGAAATCTCTCTCCTAACCAAACGTTGGGAGGAGGCAACACTAGAACTAGAGGAAATGGGCGGAGTTACATAA
- a CDS encoding YihY/virulence factor BrkB family protein, with amino-acid sequence MKRIRRFFSEVYLYDVHGLASELSFTFLLTLFPLLVVFVTLLGLLQDPKTINLMTDQIGKFLPAPIFQPIDKSVENLTKVKSYNVIAISIAISFFSSLTIFGTISKALRFISRDETQVGFIASQWINFRLLVISLVLLVLYFYLTYGIVSIERMLYRSFRFSFFRNSPYLSVSLIILPYSIGLFTFYYAYITKAKTTLKENLPGAIFASLLVLGMSFGFQFYLKMKNVGVNYSLAYDLISKMVVLMLYTYINSTFFIWGFLWNQVLSDDRKKKSQSKK; translated from the coding sequence ATGAAACGGATCCGTCGATTTTTCAGCGAAGTGTATTTGTATGATGTTCATGGCCTTGCCTCTGAACTTTCATTTACCTTTCTTTTGACCCTATTTCCTTTACTGGTTGTATTTGTGACCCTACTTGGGTTACTCCAAGATCCAAAAACCATCAATTTGATGACGGACCAAATTGGGAAATTTTTACCAGCCCCCATTTTCCAACCCATCGACAAAAGTGTTGAAAACCTAACAAAGGTAAAAAGTTATAATGTCATCGCGATTAGTATCGCGATTTCCTTTTTTTCAAGTTTGACCATATTTGGAACCATTTCCAAAGCACTACGATTCATTTCCAGGGATGAAACTCAAGTTGGGTTTATTGCATCTCAGTGGATTAACTTTCGACTCCTTGTGATCTCACTTGTTTTACTTGTATTGTATTTTTATCTGACATATGGAATCGTTTCCATTGAACGAATGTTATACCGTTCATTTCGGTTTTCTTTTTTTAGAAACAGTCCTTATCTTTCAGTTTCCCTCATCATTTTGCCTTATAGCATTGGTTTATTTACCTTTTATTATGCATATATCACAAAAGCAAAAACAACGTTAAAGGAAAATTTACCAGGAGCCATTTTTGCATCCTTACTTGTTCTTGGTATGAGTTTTGGATTTCAATTTTATTTAAAAATGAAAAACGTAGGTGTGAACTATTCTTTGGCGTATGATTTAATTTCAAAAATGGTAGTACTGATGTTGTATACATACATCAACTCTACATTTTTTATCTGGGGATTTTTGTGGAACCAAGTTCTTTCGGATGATCGAAAGAAAAAATCTCAATCTAAAAAATAA
- a CDS encoding LIC12231 family lipoprotein produces the protein MTIAKTKSNIVFITGAVLFFLLVSNCIISYKDYPKILPLPSEEKTLDTNFVYVLPTFPQLNLGGREALKNYFENKTRFKKTVEGVDVPKVGYLVNVKVNYRSPTPVATAFLGVSTLTATLLPAWSTQDGYDVQYILYKDGKKVGTYDYHIFRNYAQWLLFVPISWYNFETATEKEVFERMTFKFFEDAKEYF, from the coding sequence ATGACCATAGCCAAAACTAAATCAAATATTGTATTCATCACAGGAGCGGTATTGTTTTTCCTGTTGGTGTCAAATTGTATTATCAGCTACAAAGATTATCCAAAAATTTTGCCCCTTCCTTCGGAAGAAAAAACATTAGACACAAATTTTGTATATGTTCTACCAACATTTCCCCAACTCAATTTAGGGGGAAGAGAAGCTTTAAAAAATTACTTCGAAAACAAAACCAGATTTAAAAAAACTGTGGAAGGTGTTGATGTACCTAAGGTTGGTTATTTGGTAAACGTAAAAGTAAATTACCGATCACCCACACCTGTAGCGACTGCATTTTTAGGAGTTTCAACTCTTACTGCAACTCTACTTCCAGCATGGTCTACACAAGATGGTTACGACGTTCAGTACATACTATACAAAGATGGGAAAAAAGTTGGTACTTATGATTACCACATCTTTCGTAATTATGCACAATGGCTTTTATTTGTTCCAATCTCATGGTACAACTTTGAGACAGCGACTGAGAAAGAGGTATTTGAGCGAATGACATTCAAGTTCTTTGAAGACGCAAAAGAATATTTTTAA